The Streptomyces cynarae genome contains a region encoding:
- a CDS encoding Hsp20/alpha crystallin family protein codes for MTTPVRRPRGGAMQARPMGWARNPLTEFDQLLSEMSGLIESTVGGVAPAVAWTPLADVTESDDAFHVEIELPGVKSKDINVEANGQELVVTGEIKEKERKGVLRRSTRRTGAFEYRLRLPGEVDTEKINAQMSDGVLAITVPKAEVAKPRHIEISETSESTESSG; via the coding sequence ATGACCACGCCCGTCCGGCGCCCCCGGGGTGGCGCAATGCAGGCCAGGCCCATGGGCTGGGCACGCAATCCGCTCACGGAGTTCGACCAACTGCTCAGTGAGATGAGCGGACTGATCGAATCTACGGTGGGAGGCGTGGCGCCCGCAGTCGCGTGGACACCCCTGGCGGATGTCACGGAGTCCGACGACGCCTTCCACGTCGAGATCGAACTCCCCGGCGTCAAGAGCAAGGACATCAACGTCGAAGCCAACGGCCAGGAGCTGGTGGTCACCGGAGAAATCAAGGAGAAGGAACGCAAAGGCGTCCTGCGCCGGAGCACCCGCCGCACCGGAGCCTTCGAGTACCGGCTGCGGCTGCCCGGAGAGGTCGACACCGAAAAGATCAATGCGCAGATGTCGGACGGGGTGCTCGCCATCACCGTCCCCAAGGCCGAGGTCGCAAAGCCCCGGCACATCGAGATCAGCGAGACGAGTGAAAGCACCGAGAGCAGCGGCTGA
- a CDS encoding MFS transporter, with product MTRTAEFGVITTKVPARLDRLPWSRFHRRIVIGLGAVWILDGLEVTIVGAVAARMTEPGSGINVTSADIGTAAAVYVAGACAGALLFGRLTDRYGRKKLFMITLGIYILATVATAFAHDAWYLYLARFITGMGIGGEYAAINSAIDELIPARNRGQVDLAINGSYWVGAALGSLVAVLLLNESLLAADLGWRLAFGLGGVLGLGIMLVRRQVPESPRWLFIHGHEDEAERIVDRIEAEVHQETGRELPEPGEAVTVRQRDVIPFTEIAGVALRRYPRRAVLGLALFVGQAFLYNAIVFDLGTILNGFFDIGSGSIPYFLVLFAIANFLGPLLLGRLFDTVGRKPMIAGTYFGSAVVAAVLAVLLINGSLTSWSFFLLVSLTFFVASAGASSAYLTVSEVFPMETRALSISLFFAIGTAVGGITGPLLFGHLIHTGDANVVAIGFLVGAAAMALGGVAEVFFGVRAEQQSLENIARPLTAEEAEADWRNEPAPQDARDRLRPEHVRQAAHEWEQRIADRTARRRERERTGARRYRPGTGPGSRMYSPGMAGTAGTASRTSAMAEQRLDDEIEQITHALEETGPTSRDRLEQAVGGRSWGPGRFRRALRESERESRARSLANGSYAPTHGRGRPDSTPDDPYDQR from the coding sequence ATGACCAGGACCGCCGAGTTCGGTGTCATCACGACCAAGGTCCCCGCCCGGCTTGACCGGCTGCCGTGGTCCCGATTTCATCGGCGGATCGTCATCGGTCTGGGAGCCGTCTGGATTCTGGACGGGCTCGAAGTGACGATCGTCGGGGCGGTTGCCGCCCGCATGACCGAGCCGGGCAGCGGCATCAACGTGACCAGCGCCGACATAGGCACTGCCGCAGCCGTCTACGTGGCGGGTGCATGTGCGGGCGCTCTCCTGTTCGGGAGGCTCACCGACCGCTACGGGCGCAAGAAGCTGTTCATGATCACGCTCGGAATCTACATACTCGCCACCGTCGCGACCGCGTTCGCCCACGACGCCTGGTACCTCTACCTCGCCCGCTTCATCACCGGTATGGGCATCGGCGGAGAGTATGCCGCGATCAACTCGGCTATCGACGAGCTGATTCCGGCCCGCAACCGCGGGCAGGTGGATCTGGCCATCAACGGCAGCTACTGGGTCGGTGCGGCGCTCGGCAGCCTGGTCGCCGTGCTGCTTCTCAACGAGAGTCTGCTGGCAGCCGACCTTGGCTGGCGGCTGGCCTTCGGCCTCGGCGGCGTTCTGGGCCTGGGCATCATGCTGGTACGCCGCCAGGTGCCGGAGAGTCCCCGCTGGCTGTTCATCCACGGGCATGAAGACGAGGCCGAACGCATCGTCGACCGGATCGAGGCCGAGGTGCACCAGGAGACCGGCCGTGAGCTGCCGGAACCGGGCGAGGCGGTCACCGTACGGCAGCGCGACGTCATCCCGTTCACGGAGATCGCCGGCGTGGCTCTGCGGCGGTATCCACGTCGCGCCGTTCTCGGTCTGGCGCTCTTCGTCGGACAGGCGTTCCTGTACAACGCGATCGTCTTCGACCTGGGCACGATCCTGAACGGCTTCTTCGACATCGGCTCCGGCTCGATCCCTTACTTCCTTGTCCTCTTCGCGATCGCCAACTTCCTCGGACCACTCCTTCTCGGCAGACTGTTCGACACCGTTGGCAGAAAGCCGATGATCGCGGGCACCTACTTCGGCTCGGCGGTCGTGGCAGCCGTCCTCGCCGTCCTGCTGATCAACGGCTCCCTGACGAGTTGGTCGTTCTTCCTGCTGGTCTCGCTGACCTTCTTCGTGGCGTCCGCGGGAGCGAGCTCGGCCTACCTGACGGTGAGCGAGGTCTTCCCCATGGAGACCCGAGCGCTGTCCATCTCGCTGTTCTTCGCGATCGGCACGGCCGTGGGCGGAATCACCGGCCCGCTGCTGTTCGGCCACTTGATTCACACTGGCGATGCCAACGTGGTGGCCATCGGCTTCCTCGTCGGAGCGGCAGCCATGGCGCTGGGCGGGGTGGCCGAGGTCTTCTTCGGTGTGCGGGCCGAACAACAGTCCCTGGAGAACATCGCCCGCCCACTCACCGCTGAGGAGGCCGAGGCAGACTGGCGCAACGAGCCCGCACCGCAGGACGCACGAGACCGCCTCCGGCCCGAGCACGTCCGGCAGGCCGCGCACGAGTGGGAACAGCGGATCGCCGACCGCACCGCCCGCCGCCGGGAGCGGGAGCGCACCGGAGCCCGCCGCTACCGCCCGGGCACCGGACCGGGCAGCAGGATGTACTCGCCGGGGATGGCCGGCACCGCGGGCACGGCAAGCCGTACGTCCGCCATGGCCGAACAACGCCTCGACGACGAGATCGAACAGATCACCCACGCACTCGAAGAAACCGGCCCGACAAGCCGCGACCGACTCGAACAGGCTGTGGGCGGTCGTTCCTGGGGCCCCGGACGCTTCCGCCGTGCCCTGCGTGAGTCCGAGCGGGAGTCCAGGGCCAGGAGTCTTGCCAACGGCAGCTACGCGCCGACGCATGGACGCGGCCGGCCCGACAGCACACCGGACGACCCCTATGACCAGCGGTGA
- a CDS encoding DUF2267 domain-containing protein — protein MKYDGFLAQVRERGGYKDQDEAADVTKAVLEVLAQRISPGEVKDLASQLPGPLGQVLDDATPQRAQSFGIEEFYRRVAERTHARPRTAQWDASAVLTTVADAVTGGELNQIISQLPSSYAVLFGKADLAD, from the coding sequence ATGAAATACGACGGATTCCTCGCCCAAGTACGCGAGCGAGGCGGATACAAGGATCAGGACGAAGCCGCGGACGTCACCAAGGCCGTACTGGAAGTGCTGGCCCAACGGATCAGCCCGGGAGAGGTCAAGGACCTCGCATCCCAGCTGCCCGGCCCGCTGGGACAGGTTCTGGACGATGCCACGCCGCAGCGGGCGCAGAGCTTCGGGATCGAAGAGTTCTACCGCCGGGTCGCCGAGCGCACCCATGCCCGGCCGCGTACGGCGCAGTGGGACGCCAGCGCGGTCCTGACCACGGTTGCCGACGCTGTCACCGGCGGAGAACTGAATCAGATCATCAGCCAACTCCCGTCCAGTTACGCGGTCCTGTTCGGCAAGGCCGACCTTGCGGACTGA
- a CDS encoding PP2C family protein-serine/threonine phosphatase: protein MDRNMSVGSGERLLEELVRAAQLASPAELPAVLNRYAEAMGMGRAVIYLVDIQQRLLVPIVESEPELELDTSLAGWAYRTDSLRVEEVPSGGLNVWLPLADGAERLGVVELNMSSLDGLKLRRCRTAALLLALIITSKRTYSDTIAQRMRTRPMHLPTEMVRAFLPPRSIGTGRVVSTAVLEPAYELGGDAFDHAFTEDVLHATILDGMGHDLASGLATSVAMAGCRNARRSGADLDELVGTVDEALAKWLPEQFCTGVFTQLHMPTGVLRWCNCGHPPPLLIRRHRLLHNALERPPEPPLGLPASLAGTARQVNDVSLEPGDRILLYSDGVVESRDEAGEEFGLERFTDYIIRSTAAGQSAPEALRLLIHAILEHRHNKLSDDATILMFEWQPPDP, encoded by the coding sequence ATGGACAGGAACATGTCCGTCGGGTCCGGTGAGCGACTGCTGGAGGAACTGGTCAGAGCAGCCCAGCTGGCATCACCTGCGGAACTGCCCGCGGTCCTGAACCGGTATGCCGAGGCCATGGGTATGGGCAGGGCCGTTATCTATCTGGTCGACATCCAGCAAAGACTGCTGGTGCCGATTGTCGAAAGCGAGCCGGAACTGGAGCTCGACACTTCGCTGGCCGGATGGGCCTACCGCACCGACTCTCTCCGCGTGGAAGAAGTCCCCTCCGGCGGGCTGAACGTATGGCTGCCCCTGGCCGACGGAGCGGAGCGGCTGGGCGTCGTGGAGCTGAACATGAGCAGCCTGGACGGGCTCAAGCTGCGGCGCTGTCGAACGGCGGCGCTGCTCCTCGCACTGATCATCACATCCAAGCGCACCTACAGCGACACCATCGCGCAGCGCATGCGTACCAGGCCGATGCATCTGCCCACGGAGATGGTGAGGGCTTTTCTCCCTCCCCGGTCGATCGGCACCGGGCGGGTCGTTTCGACGGCGGTTCTGGAGCCTGCGTACGAACTGGGCGGCGATGCTTTCGACCATGCGTTCACCGAGGACGTTTTGCACGCCACGATCCTTGACGGTATGGGGCACGATCTGGCGTCCGGACTTGCCACCTCTGTCGCCATGGCAGGTTGCCGTAACGCCCGGCGCAGCGGGGCAGACCTGGACGAACTCGTGGGCACCGTGGACGAGGCGCTGGCGAAGTGGCTTCCGGAGCAGTTCTGCACGGGTGTCTTCACCCAGTTGCACATGCCCACCGGTGTGCTGCGCTGGTGCAACTGCGGCCATCCGCCTCCGTTGCTCATCCGTCGCCACCGCCTGCTCCACAACGCCTTGGAGCGGCCACCTGAGCCTCCTTTGGGTCTGCCCGCCAGTCTCGCCGGGACCGCCCGACAGGTGAACGACGTCAGCCTCGAACCCGGTGACCGAATACTGCTCTACTCAGACGGCGTCGTAGAGTCACGCGACGAGGCAGGCGAAGAGTTCGGCCTGGAGCGCTTCACCGACTACATCATCCGATCGACCGCAGCGGGGCAGAGCGCCCCGGAAGCGCTGCGCCTGCTCATCCACGCCATCCTCGAGCATCGGCACAACAAACTCAGCGACGACGCCACGATCTTGATGTTCGAGTGGCAGCCCCCTGATCCGTAA
- a CDS encoding DUF1931 family protein, translated as MTVMSIARFERFFRAAAELDVDKNDLKRYSDFVDAKLYDLLTVAQATAKANGRDIIRTCDLPITKGLQESIHHFQKINQEVELKPILEQLATHPALDRTPDEETEAAYPDIIGGLSLALAQSFKILHPDLKNPQTQHWDEARAVFDLLL; from the coding sequence ATGACCGTGATGTCCATCGCCAGGTTCGAAAGGTTCTTCCGGGCGGCCGCGGAGCTGGACGTCGACAAGAACGATCTCAAGCGCTACAGCGACTTCGTCGACGCCAAGCTCTACGATCTGCTGACCGTCGCCCAGGCCACTGCCAAGGCCAACGGGCGCGACATCATCCGGACCTGTGACCTACCGATCACGAAAGGCCTGCAGGAGAGCATTCACCACTTCCAGAAGATCAACCAGGAAGTAGAACTCAAACCGATCCTGGAACAGCTCGCCACCCACCCCGCTCTGGACCGCACGCCCGACGAGGAGACCGAGGCGGCCTATCCGGACATCATCGGCGGACTCAGCCTGGCCCTGGCTCAGAGCTTCAAGATCCTCCACCCCGACCTGAAAAACCCCCAGACCCAGCACTGGGACGAGGCCCGCGCTGTCTTCGACCTCCTGCTGTGA
- a CDS encoding FUSC family protein produces the protein MTWLRAFGEVVRSGLTIEETRLEPLLALRTAAGVAIVIGPALWLVSPAYAASAALGAYSAGGATFQRSWRPRKVVALGAGAGLALSTFVGYLAAGRLVTFLPLLAVWAFAAGMAWAVGSTAGIVAATTVGSMLVTITLPTSVGRALEHAGVIALGGVTQAVLILLFPIRRWGAHRDALADALAAVADYARRLRHDPTAPFDPEPLMTARDAAAVTPSQARTRPPVLHGPRGLAERIRPVVAALADPDVGAPAEGPGRDRARELLDAAADVLDAVARSIRRGTPAEVRPGSVDVLRVDEEHEVLEGPARQAAERLVELLGEALEVAGSGGARGRTPTLPGPAGAEFLVRPTMFRLVPVVVRAVRRELRRDSPVFRHAVRLAAVATLGYLIAARLPLGHGYWAPIASVMVMRPDFHRTYARAVARLAGTLAGVALATVMVRALGPDAHVFGALAVVSAGLSYMLNRTGYAYSQCFTAAYVVFLLGMGGQAWEQTVPERVVLTLLGGALAMLAYVVFPAWETPRLSGRLADWLAANGRYAAAVLRNYAEPTREHHADMRRALLESREARAAWQEAYDRARQEPVRPRGLTSREAQEAQEALKGFGRAAMLMESHVPRADSRVVPEAERFAEALEADTAQAAADVREHRNPDWGRVEEALHAWEGAAGDRSPVVRREAELQKQALEDLATAVSRTPLERDVGSAREEQRVRAAAAAEGGGSGAAHRSG, from the coding sequence GTGACGTGGCTGCGGGCCTTCGGGGAGGTCGTGCGATCCGGGCTCACGATCGAGGAGACGCGGCTGGAGCCCCTGCTCGCGCTGCGTACGGCCGCTGGGGTGGCGATCGTCATCGGGCCGGCGCTGTGGCTGGTCTCCCCTGCGTATGCCGCGTCCGCCGCCCTCGGTGCCTACTCCGCGGGTGGGGCCACCTTTCAGCGCAGCTGGCGTCCGCGCAAGGTGGTCGCGCTCGGCGCGGGCGCGGGTTTGGCGCTCAGCACCTTCGTGGGCTACCTGGCGGCGGGGCGACTCGTGACGTTCCTCCCGCTGCTGGCCGTATGGGCCTTTGCCGCGGGAATGGCGTGGGCCGTCGGATCGACCGCTGGGATCGTCGCAGCGACGACCGTGGGCAGCATGCTGGTGACCATCACCCTGCCCACGAGCGTGGGGCGAGCCCTGGAGCACGCCGGGGTCATCGCGCTCGGGGGCGTGACGCAGGCCGTGCTGATCCTGCTGTTCCCGATCCGCCGTTGGGGGGCGCATCGTGACGCGCTCGCCGACGCCCTGGCCGCCGTGGCGGACTACGCCCGCCGGTTGCGGCACGACCCGACGGCCCCGTTCGACCCGGAGCCGTTGATGACGGCCCGGGACGCGGCTGCCGTGACGCCGTCACAGGCCCGCACCCGTCCCCCCGTCCTGCACGGGCCCCGGGGACTCGCCGAGCGCATTCGGCCGGTCGTCGCCGCGCTCGCCGACCCGGACGTGGGCGCCCCGGCGGAGGGACCCGGGCGGGACCGCGCGCGGGAGTTGCTCGACGCGGCCGCCGACGTTCTGGATGCGGTCGCCCGTTCGATCCGCCGCGGCACTCCCGCCGAGGTGCGGCCCGGGAGCGTGGACGTCCTGCGCGTCGACGAGGAGCACGAGGTGCTGGAGGGCCCCGCGCGGCAGGCCGCCGAGCGGCTCGTGGAACTGCTCGGCGAGGCGTTGGAGGTCGCCGGGAGTGGAGGCGCGCGCGGGAGGACGCCCACGCTGCCCGGCCCCGCGGGCGCCGAGTTCCTGGTGCGCCCGACGATGTTCCGGCTGGTCCCGGTCGTCGTCCGGGCGGTCCGCCGTGAGCTCCGCCGGGACTCGCCCGTGTTCCGGCACGCCGTCCGCCTGGCGGCGGTGGCCACGCTCGGCTATCTGATCGCCGCCCGGCTCCCACTGGGCCACGGCTACTGGGCGCCCATCGCCTCGGTGATGGTGATGCGGCCGGATTTCCACCGGACGTACGCGCGTGCGGTGGCCCGTCTCGCCGGGACCCTGGCGGGGGTCGCGCTCGCCACCGTGATGGTGCGGGCCCTGGGACCGGATGCCCATGTGTTCGGCGCGCTGGCAGTGGTCTCGGCGGGCCTGTCGTACATGCTGAACCGTACCGGCTACGCCTACTCCCAGTGCTTCACCGCCGCGTACGTCGTCTTCCTGCTCGGCATGGGCGGCCAGGCATGGGAGCAGACGGTCCCGGAGCGGGTGGTGCTCACCCTGCTCGGCGGGGCCCTGGCAATGCTGGCGTACGTGGTGTTCCCCGCATGGGAGACGCCCCGGCTGTCGGGCCGGCTTGCGGACTGGCTCGCCGCCAACGGCCGCTATGCGGCCGCGGTGCTCCGCAACTACGCCGAACCGACCCGGGAGCATCATGCCGACATGCGCAGGGCACTGCTGGAGAGCAGGGAGGCACGGGCCGCCTGGCAGGAGGCATATGACCGGGCAAGGCAGGAACCGGTCCGCCCCCGGGGGCTGACGTCGCGCGAGGCGCAGGAGGCGCAGGAGGCGCTCAAGGGGTTCGGCCGCGCGGCGATGCTCATGGAGAGCCACGTCCCGCGGGCCGACAGCCGTGTCGTCCCCGAGGCGGAGCGGTTCGCCGAGGCCCTGGAGGCGGACACCGCGCAGGCGGCAGCCGACGTGCGCGAGCACAGGAATCCGGACTGGGGGCGCGTGGAGGAGGCGCTCCACGCGTGGGAGGGCGCCGCCGGGGACCGGAGCCCGGTCGTGCGGCGCGAGGCGGAACTGCAGAAGCAAGCCTTGGAGGACCTCGCGACGGCCGTGAGCCGCACACCCTTGGAACGGGACGTCGGCTCTGCTCGCGAGGAGCAGCGAGTGCGGGCGGCCGCGGCGGCGGAGGGCGGCGGATCAGGAGCCGCGCACCGGAGTGGGTGA
- a CDS encoding phosphate-starvation-inducible PsiE family protein codes for MLNVRPILPKLEGGRVQGLLQLIEDGIHLVVAALLVLLAGILTVGVVHDVIRSIQGPYHEETVVLSALDSSLVLFIVAELLHTVRLTIRNQTLDAEPFLVVGLIAGIRRVLIVTAEAEKSFRWNVEGIELLILAGLILVMATAVYVWRRSTRPGDYFPLQEARRSPPPTSSPTPVRGS; via the coding sequence ATGCTGAATGTGCGACCCATTCTCCCGAAGCTCGAGGGCGGCCGGGTGCAGGGCCTCCTGCAGCTCATCGAGGACGGCATCCACCTCGTCGTCGCGGCGCTCCTCGTACTGCTCGCGGGGATCCTGACCGTCGGGGTCGTCCACGACGTCATCAGGTCGATCCAGGGGCCGTACCACGAGGAAACGGTCGTTCTCTCCGCCCTGGACAGCAGCCTGGTGCTGTTCATCGTGGCCGAGCTGCTCCACACCGTCCGCCTCACCATCAGGAACCAGACCCTCGACGCGGAGCCTTTCCTCGTCGTCGGCCTGATCGCCGGCATCCGCAGGGTGCTCATCGTGACAGCCGAGGCGGAGAAGTCCTTCCGGTGGAACGTCGAGGGGATCGAACTGCTCATCCTGGCGGGGCTGATCCTCGTGATGGCGACAGCGGTGTACGTGTGGCGGCGCTCGACGCGGCCGGGAGACTACTTCCCGCTCCAGGAGGCGCGGCGCTCCCCGCCGCCGACTTCGTCACCCACTCCGGTGCGCGGCTCCTGA
- a CDS encoding acetate/propionate family kinase, which translates to MADRDASEPPGPAAAAELRNFLSEVPTPTAVGHRIVHSGPHLTGHTLIDARVRALLADVADLAPLHVTPALHVVDAARELLPDVPHIACFDTVFHKDLPAQASTYAVPERWRAEYELRRYGFHGLSYSWALQRTAQALGRPVDNLQVVLVHMGGGCSACAVRNGRSVDTTMGLTPLEGLVMSRRSGSLDPGALLWLQRRHGLSTDELDDTLHRHSGLLGLSGTSGDTRDLVRARAEGDAAAALALATFTLSCRRGIASMAASLDRLDALVFTGEIGEDQPEVREEICSALTVLGVRGGLLVPELEDLMREGHRRIDQAVRGVPVLVVATGETQQIAAETRRVLGGM; encoded by the coding sequence GTGGCGGATCGAGACGCCTCGGAGCCCCCGGGGCCTGCTGCGGCGGCGGAACTGCGGAACTTCCTCAGCGAGGTGCCCACTCCTACGGCGGTTGGTCACCGCATCGTCCACAGCGGCCCGCACCTGACTGGACATACGCTGATCGACGCACGCGTACGGGCTCTGCTGGCGGACGTCGCCGATCTCGCGCCGTTGCACGTGACCCCTGCCTTGCATGTGGTCGATGCCGCACGAGAGCTCCTGCCCGACGTTCCTCATATCGCCTGCTTCGACACCGTCTTTCACAAGGATTTGCCGGCACAGGCGAGCACGTACGCCGTGCCGGAGCGATGGCGAGCCGAATACGAGCTGCGCCGGTACGGCTTCCACGGGCTTTCCTACTCGTGGGCACTGCAGAGGACGGCGCAGGCCCTGGGCCGACCCGTCGACAACCTCCAGGTCGTGCTCGTACACATGGGCGGCGGCTGCTCGGCCTGCGCCGTGCGGAACGGACGCAGCGTGGACACCACCATGGGCCTCACTCCGCTGGAAGGCCTGGTGATGAGTCGGCGCAGCGGCAGCCTCGACCCCGGCGCGCTGCTGTGGCTACAGCGGCGGCACGGTCTGAGCACGGACGAATTGGACGACACACTCCACCGGCATTCCGGTCTGCTCGGCCTCTCCGGTACCTCGGGAGACACCCGGGACCTGGTGCGCGCCCGCGCGGAGGGTGATGCCGCGGCCGCGTTGGCGCTGGCGACGTTCACACTCAGCTGCCGCAGGGGCATCGCCTCGATGGCCGCCTCGCTGGACCGGCTGGACGCCCTGGTCTTCACCGGGGAGATCGGCGAAGACCAACCCGAGGTACGCGAGGAGATCTGCTCGGCCCTGACTGTTCTCGGTGTACGAGGCGGGCTGCTCGTCCCCGAACTGGAAGATTTGATGCGGGAAGGCCACCGACGCATCGATCAGGCGGTGAGAGGTGTCCCGGTCCTCGTGGTCGCAACCGGCGAGACGCAGCAGATCGCCGCCGAGACCCGACGGGTGCTCGGCGGCATGTGA
- a CDS encoding universal stress protein, protein MKEELHEGWLAHVLVRAAAGAGPLVVGSRRRCAVVGPHTGPVGHALIHHVHCPVALVPYD, encoded by the coding sequence GTGAAGGAAGAGCTCCACGAGGGGTGGCTGGCGCACGTCCTCGTCCGGGCCGCGGCCGGTGCGGGGCCGCTCGTCGTGGGCAGCCGCAGGCGCTGTGCCGTGGTCGGCCCGCACACGGGGCCGGTCGGGCACGCTCTGATCCACCACGTGCACTGCCCGGTCGCGCTTGTGCCGTACGACTGA
- a CDS encoding helix-turn-helix transcriptional regulator: protein MTIFPPDPDFEALRLELARLRAARGWSYDELASRSGLARRTLIEIEQGRTIGTLKTWHALAHALSTPLDELFGTLCQGHEPPRQAGG from the coding sequence GTGACGATCTTTCCGCCCGACCCGGACTTCGAGGCCCTGCGCCTGGAACTCGCCCGGCTGCGTGCGGCGCGGGGATGGAGTTACGACGAGCTCGCCTCTCGAAGCGGCCTGGCCAGAAGGACTCTGATCGAGATCGAGCAGGGGCGCACTATCGGCACTCTCAAGACGTGGCACGCTCTGGCCCACGCATTGAGCACTCCCCTCGACGAACTCTTCGGCACTCTCTGCCAGGGGCACGAGCCACCTCGTCAGGCGGGCGGCTGA